Genomic DNA from Setaria italica strain Yugu1 chromosome V, Setaria_italica_v2.0, whole genome shotgun sequence:
TTATCGAGGTAGAACTCGGTCATCTTGTCCCACCCGCTGCGGTGCACGGAGTCCGGGTCCTTGATCGCCGGGTGCTCTGGCCCCAGCATCTCCAGCAGCGTGCTCTCCTCCGCTCTCACCTCGTAGTCGATGTACCTGAGCCCCATGTCCTTCGCCGGCAAGCCGAACTCCAGCGTCGCGATCACGTCCATCCTCCCGTACGGCACGACCTGGACCAGCACGCCGCCCGGCGGCAGGAACACCAAGTTCGTCAGGCCCGCGCCGTGCACGCCCAGGAGCACGTCGAACGAGTTCGCCGTCCGCGCCTGCTCGTCCACGGTCACGTCGCGCCGGAaatccaccgccaccgcctcgaaccccgccgcctccgccgcccgcagTACCTCCTGCTCGTTCATGATCCGGCGGCTGTGACCCCGGtggaccagcagcagccgcggcCGCTTCTCCGGCTCCCGGACCAGGCTCGCCGGCGCGTCGCGCGGGAGCGCGTAGACCTCGCGCATGAACCGGGTGAAGTCGTGCGTGGAGAGGGGTCCTCCGGGCACCCATTCCGGGAAGATGCTCAGGCCGTTGTGCTGGTGGAGCCCCACGGTGACGTGCGGGAAGCACCGGAcgtgctcgtcgccgtcgaggtTGACGGCGTCGTACTTGGACAGACCCCGCAGGATGGTCCTGTAGGCTTCCGGCCACCATGGCTGCATGTTGGTGATCAGGAACTGGACCTCGCCGCCGTACCGCCGCGACGCGACGAACAGCGGCACCAGCACGTCGCTGAAGTCGTGCCAGAAGTTGCCTGTGAGCCCGCCGAGCGCGAAGATGACGGCCGGCACGCCGTAGGTCACCGTGCacgccggggcggcggccgggccctGAAGCTGCGCAACGGTGACGTTCTTAATGCCGGGCATGGTCTTGCGCGAGTACGGCAGGATGCTCCACTCGTGGCGCTCCGACGAGGCGGTCGGGACGAGGAACACCGACAGGGCTGAGCAATTGATCCGGACGTCGCCGTCGACTTCGCAGGTTTCGGAGTAGCCGCCCTTGGTGTTGTACACCACAGTGCCCTTCTCTGCTGCACAGGCCAATGCAACATTTACCGTGGTTAATAGTCAACATTGTTCTTTGTGAACCTGAGCTAGTAAGATTTCCTCTATACCCAATCTGAAACAGAGCATGGAAATTTGGTCAAAATGGCAGGAATGCGCTTACCTGATCCACCTGAACCTTGGATCTGCACGCCCGAAGTGACGACTGTAGATTATGCAACAAGCAAGAATTTATCGTCAGTTTGTGGGCTACAGATATAGGAAATGAAGCATATAGTTGTTGGGACAAAACCATACTGGTGGTAGAAATCTAAAGCTGACATACATGTTTCACCAGGACCTTTAATCGACGGTTGTGCGACCGTAGTGGCAACTGCAGATCAAGCAACAAGCAAGAACCATTGCCATCAGCTCATGAAGGATCCCATGATCTACTTTTTCGGATGACCAACGCCTTTTACAATCAGCGTATTATCATTACAAGAGCACATCCGAAAACAAAATTTACAGTAGATGCACGGACACACGGTGTTGAGGTGAGATTTGTTACCATTGAGGCCGCTGATCGCAGCCTTTTGCGAGAAAACTAGGAAGGTGAGGAGCACGAAGAGGACGCCGACGACAAAGCCGACGTTGAGGTGGACGATCGGCGTCCAACTCTTCGTGTTCTTACCGCTCCTCTCCTTGCAGGAGCTCATCGCCTCTTCCTTCCTGCTGCTGCCTCCTGGTGCTGTGCCAATCGCCGTAGTTGTAGTAAGGACAGACGGCATCAGGGTTCAATTCGAATTGAGTCTTAAtctgaaaaataaaatgtactACATTGTTTATCCGAACGAGAACAGTTCCCGAAAGCCGATGCCAATTGAGT
This window encodes:
- the LOC101762197 gene encoding protein O-linked-mannose beta-1,4-N-acetylglucosaminyltransferase 2; protein product: MSSCKERSGKNTKSWTPIVHLNVGFVVGVLFVLLTFLVFSQKAAISGLNVATTVAQPSIKGPGETFVTSGVQIQGSGGSAEKGTVVYNTKGGYSETCEVDGDVRINCSALSVFLVPTASSERHEWSILPYSRKTMPGIKNVTVAQLQGPAAAPACTVTYGVPAVIFALGGLTGNFWHDFSDVLVPLFVASRRYGGEVQFLITNMQPWWPEAYRTILRGLSKYDAVNLDGDEHVRCFPHVTVGLHQHNGLSIFPEWVPGGPLSTHDFTRFMREVYALPRDAPASLVREPEKRPRLLLVHRGHSRRIMNEQEVLRAAEAAGFEAVAVDFRRDVTVDEQARTANSFDVLLGVHGAGLTNLVFLPPGGVLVQVVPYGRMDVIATLEFGLPAKDMGLRYIDYEVRAEESTLLEMLGPEHPAIKDPDSVHRSGWDKMTEFYLDKQSVRINITRFAPTLAQAFDCLRQQ